The segment GAAGGCGGCGCAAGTCTTTAAAGAACAAGCGACTGAGACCGAACAATTATTGATTCAAGCTGAGAGAGCGCAAGAGGAACTGAATAACCTCAATCGGCAATTAGCCGATCAGAGTGCGCAAGAAAAACTGATGTCTGAGCAGGCTCAGGCGGCCACCGTCGCTAAAAGTGAATTCCTGGCAAACATGTCGCATGAGATTCGCACTCCGATGACGGCCATTCTCGGTTTCAATGAGATTCTTCTAGGCAGTTTAGAAATAAATGAAAACATTGAAGCCGCCAAAATTATTCAACGGAACGGGGATTTCCTGCTTTCGTTGATCAACGATATTCTCGACCTGTCCAAAATCGAAGCGGGTAAGTTGGAAGTGGAAAATATCCGCTGTGAACCCGTCGAATTGGTTGAAGATGTTATATCGCTGATGAAGATTCGAGATGAATCCAAAAACCTGGAGTTGGACTTGCAATTCGACGGGGCTGTTCCTCGGTTTATCCAGAGTGACCCTACGCGAATTCGTCAGATTCTGATCAACATCGTGGGGAACGCACTTAAGTTCACAGAAACCGGTACTGTTACCATTCATCTTCGACAGTCAGAAAATGCTGCTGGCGATGCCCAATTGGAATTCAGCATCGTGGATACCGGCATTGGTATAGCCGCTGAGAATTTAGGAAATGTCTTCATCCCATTTACACAGGCTGATGGTTCAACTACTCGCAAATTCGGTGGAACTGGATTGGGGCTGGCAATTTGTAAGCGATTAGTGGAACATCTCGGCGGTGAACTCGACGTGACGAGTGAGGTGGGCGAAGGAAGTATATTTACCTTCTCTGTGGCGACCGGTTCGCTTGCTGGTGTTCCAATGGTTCATCAACGAGAAGCAGTCCAATCAAATCAGCGAAGCCAGTCGAAAATGAAATGGAGTTCTGACGCCTTACAGGGGATGAAAATTCTTTTGGCAGAAGATGGTCCGGACAATCAGCGTTTGATTTCTTTCATTCTGCGGAAAGCGGGCGCCGAAGTTATCCTGGCACCCAATGGTGAAATCGCCAGAGAACTTGCTCTGCAATCGACACGAGATGATGAAGATGAAATCGACGTCGTGCTGATGGATATGCAAATGCCTGTTCTCGACGGGTATTCAGCGGCACGATTGCTGAGGGAGGCTGGCTATACTCGTCCGATTATTGCGTTAACTGCACATGCTATGAGCCATGATCGACAAAAATGTCTCGACGCTGGATGCGACGACTACACCATAAAACCGATCAACCGCGAAGAACTTATAGAACTTCTTGCTGGGTATTCATTGCAAACTAAACAGGTTGTCATTTCAACTGAAGCGGGCTCAAAGTCGTTGTAGTGTAAAGTGACCCATCTGAAATTTAAAAGGCCTGCTCTGCTGTCAGTAGAGCAGGCCTTTTCTGTTGGATGGCCGGTACGTTAATTGCATCCTGCTTACTGTGTT is part of the Polystyrenella longa genome and harbors:
- a CDS encoding ATP-binding protein: MQSEKKELLQKQPRVYSVGAKITLGFTLVMVLHISIVVMSHYGLSNAQGNLEKYNALHEKVEIYSEIDRVVGALQKNVMLFTFTGHRGSERRAADLQDDLQWLLTQAKITPLSHSDQDAIEAMQTHLTTHREIMEAVVLDRGRRRSILQDSLGQHNQEFEAGMESISEQLMNVESLSPIKIAFDSAQLNTLRYVNDPDSIHVRTAKMRLAETRQLLKKVQREHRTDLNLKAALQNTLKATEGYEEALIQMVQATRGYLHLVNVVLAGESEEFRYIASELRTKSSQYVDELAIVMKSDSQHFQKMSNVFSIITILLGILAAWMIKRNVVPPLNAIASTFRDLTEGYKCETIPALGRKDELGSLAKAAQVFKEQATETEQLLIQAERAQEELNNLNRQLADQSAQEKLMSEQAQAATVAKSEFLANMSHEIRTPMTAILGFNEILLGSLEINENIEAAKIIQRNGDFLLSLINDILDLSKIEAGKLEVENIRCEPVELVEDVISLMKIRDESKNLELDLQFDGAVPRFIQSDPTRIRQILINIVGNALKFTETGTVTIHLRQSENAAGDAQLEFSIVDTGIGIAAENLGNVFIPFTQADGSTTRKFGGTGLGLAICKRLVEHLGGELDVTSEVGEGSIFTFSVATGSLAGVPMVHQREAVQSNQRSQSKMKWSSDALQGMKILLAEDGPDNQRLISFILRKAGAEVILAPNGEIARELALQSTRDDEDEIDVVLMDMQMPVLDGYSAARLLREAGYTRPIIALTAHAMSHDRQKCLDAGCDDYTIKPINREELIELLAGYSLQTKQVVISTEAGSKSL